The nucleotide window GCCGGTTCGCGGGAAGCGGACGCTGTTCGTGCCGGCGCGCGGAGGATTAGGGGAGCGCGTGGAGAACCAGGCGAACTCGATCTGTGCGCGGATGGCGGAGAAGGCGGAAGGCAGCTACCGGTTGCTGCATGTGCCGGATCAGTTGAGCAACGGAACGTATGAGACGTTGGTCGAGGAGCCGGGCGTGAAGGAAGTGCTGGCGTTGATCCGCAGCGCCGACGTCGTGATCCACGGCATTGGCGAGGCGCTGACGATGGCGAAGCGGCGAAAGTCGTCGCCGGAGTTGTTACGGAAGCTGGAAGTCGAGGGTGCCGTTGCGGAAGCGTTCGGCTATTACTTTGACAGCGGAGGCAACGTTGTGCACAAGGTGAAGACGATCGGTTTGCAGCTGGAAGATTTGCAGGCGAAGAAAACGGTCATTTCGGTGGCCGGCGGAAGTTCGAAAGCGGAAGCGATCGCGGCGTTTTTTGAGAAAAGTCCGCCGTCGGTGCTCGTCACCGACGAAGGGGCAGCTTCCGCGCTCGTATCGCGGTCTGTTGAAAAATGATCATTTATGGAAAATGAACAAAGGAGATGAAGGGGAAATGGCAACGAAAATTGGCATTAACGGGTTTGGGAGAATTGGAAGGAACGTGTTTCGCGCGGCATTGAAGCATCCGGAATTGGAGGTTGTCGCGGTGAACGACTTGACGGACGCGGAAATGCTCGCCCATTTGCTGCAATACGATACCGTTCATGGAACATTGGATGCGAACGTGGAAGTCAACGGCGAAAACCTTGTCGTTGACGGAAAGGAAATCATCGTAAAATCTGAGCGTAACCCGGCGGACCTTGGTTGGGGAGATCTCGGCATTGAAATCGTCGTTGAATCGACCGGTCGGTTTACGAAACGTGATGACGCTGCGAAGCATTTGGATGCGGGTGCTAAGAAAGTAATCATCTCCGCTCCGGCAAAAGAAGAAGATATTACGGTTGTTATGGGTGTGAATGAAGACAAGTATGATGCTGGAAGCCACCATGTCATTTCCAACGCATCCTGTACGACGAACTGTCTTGCTCCTGTTGCCAAGGTACTGAACGACAAATTCGGCGTGCGCCGCGGGATGATGACAACGGTACACTCGTACACGAATGACCAGCAAATTCTTGACTTGCCGCACAAAGATTACCGCCGGGCTCGTGCAGCGGCAGAAAACATCATTCCGACGACGACAGGTGCTGCCAAAGCGGTATCGCTCGTCCTGCCGGAGCTTGAAGGCAAATTGACGGGCATGGCGATGCGCGTGCCGTCGCCGAACGTTTCAACGATCGACCTTGTGGCGGAACTTAATCGAAACGTAACGGTAGAAGAAGTCAATGCCGCATTGAAGGAAGCTGCCGAAGGTGACTTGAAAGGCATTCTCGGTTACAGCGAAAAGCCGCTCGTATCGAGAGACTATAACGGAAACGAACTTTCATCGATCGTCGACGCGCTTTCAACGCTCGTTCTCGAGGACAATCTGGTTAAAGTGATTTCCTGGTACGACAACGAAACTGGTTATTCCAACCGGGTCGCAGACCTTGCGAGCTACGTCGCCGAACAAGGCTTATAAGTCTCCCTTTCGTCCGCGCTTTCGGCGCGGGCGATTGTGGCATTTGCCGAACCGATAAGGTAGACTAAGGCTAGAGTCCGTAAGGGAGGAATTCGTTTGTCGATGAATAAGAAAACGATTCGAGATCTTGACGTAAAAGGCAAGAAGGTGTTTTGCCGGGTCGATTTCAACGTGCCTATGAAGGATGGAGAAATCACTGACGAAACAAGAATCCTTGCAGCCTTGCCGACCATTCAATATTTGATCGCTGAAGGGGCGAAAGTTATTTTATCGAGTCATTTGGGCCGGCCGAAAGGAAAAGTCGTCGAATCCTTGCGCCTTGATCCTGTCGCCCGAAGGCTGAGTGAACTGCTTGTCAAGCCAGTAGAAAAACTAGACGACGTCGTCGGTCACGAGGTAACGAAAGCTGTTGCTGATATGAACGACGGAGACGTTTTGCTGCTTGAAAATGTCCGTTTCCATCCGGGTGAAGAAAAGAACGACCTTGAATTGTCGAAAGCGTTCGCGGATCTCGCCGAAATTTTTGTGAATGATGCTTTTGGCGCCGCTCATCGTGCGCACGCCTCGACAACCGGAATCGCTCAATACATACCAGCGGTTGCCGGCTTTTTGCTGGAAAAGGAATTAAACACGCTCGGAGCGGCAATGGAAGCGCCGGAACACCCGTTTACGGCTATTATCGGAGGGGCGAAGGTCAAAGACAAGATCGACGTCATCGACAACTTGATCGGAAAAGTCGATCATTTGTTGATCGGCGGCGGTCTTGCCTACACTTTCATTAAAGCTCTTGGTCACGATGTCGGAAAATCGCTTTTGGAAGAGGATAAGATTGGGCTTGCGCAATCGTTTCTCGACAAAGCGGAAAAGAAGGGAACAACTATTGTGCTTCCGAAAGACGTTGTTGTCGCCGACGACTTTTCCGATGAGGCGAACACGAAAACGGTGAAGATTGACAGCATTCCGTCCGACTGGGAAGCTTTGGACATCGGTCCGGAAACGCGGGAAGCGTTCCGGGAGATTATTTTACAATCGAAATTGGTCATTTGGAACGGCCCGATGGGGGTGTTCGAGCTTGCTTCGTTCGCTAATGGTACGCAAGCAGTGGCGCAGGCGCTCGCGGATGCGAGAGAAGCTGTAACGATCATCGGGGGCGGCGACTCAGCAGCGGCGATCGAGAAATTCGGCTTGGCAGCGGAAATGGACCACATTTCGACCGGCGGCGGGGCTTCGCTTGAACTCATGGAAGGCAAGTTATTGCCGGGCGTAACAGCATTAAACGACAAATAAGAGGTGAGCCGATGCGAAAACCGATTATTGCAGCAAACTGGAAGATGAACAAAACGATCGATGAAGCGAAATTGTTTATTCGAGAGATCGTCGGAAAAGTGCCGAAGGCAGAAAAAATGGACACCGTTGTCTGTGCTCCGGCTTTGTTTTTGGATGCGCTTGTGAAGGAAGCTGCGGGCAGCGACGTGCATATCGGCGCGCAAAACATGCACGATCAAGAGAGCGGCGCATTTACGGGCGAAATCAGCCCGGTCGCGTTGAAAGATCTCGGTGTGACGTATGTGATTCTCGGGCATTCGGAACGGAGACAATTGTTCGGCGAAACAGACGAATTTGTGCATAACAAAGTTCGCGCAGCGTTTGACCATGATTTGGTGCCGATCGTATGTGTCGGCGAAACACTGGAAGAGCGTGAAGCAGATCAAACGGAAAAAATTGTGCGTGAACAAGTAGAGAAAGATCTTGAAGGTCTTTCTGAGCAGGAAGTGCAGCGGACGGTTATTGCCTACGAACCGATTTGGGCGATCGGCACAGGAAAATCTTCTTCTGCAGAAGATGCGAATATGGTTTGTGCTTATATCCGCCGCGTACTTGCTGAAAAATTCGGATCAAAAACGGCTGAAGCTGTACGCATTCAATACGGCGGCAGCGTAAAGCCGGCAAACATTGAGGGTTTCATGGCGCAATCGGATATCGACGGAGCACTTGTTGGCGGTGCCAGCTTGGAAAGCGAATCGTTCCTGCAATTGTTGGAGGCGGGGCAACATGTCTAAACAACCGACAGCGCTCATCATTCTTGACGGTTTCGGATGCCGTGAGGAAACGAAGGGCAATGCGGTCGCACAAGCTGAGAAACCGAATTTTACTCGTTACTGGAACGAGTTTCCGCACACGCATTTGCGGGCGGACGGCGAAGCCGTTGGGTTGCCGGACGGACAGATGGGCAACTCCGAAGTCGGCCACTTGAACATCGGTGCCGGCCGTATCGTTTATCAAAATTTGACGCGCATCAACTTATCGATCAAGGAAGGCGATTTTTTTGAAAAAGAACCTTTCTTGCACGCGATTGAGCATGTGAAAAAATACGGTTCGCGGTTGCACATTTTCGGGTTGTTGTCGGACGGCGGAATTCACAGTCACAGTGAACACCTGTATGCTTTGCTTCGCTTGGCGAAGCAGCATGATGTGGAAGATGTGTTCGTTAACGCATTTCTCGACGGCCGCGATGTCGGTCCGCAGTCTGCGGTCGATTACATTCATGAATTGCAAGGGAAAATCGACGAGTACGGCGTTGGTACAATTGCCACGTTGTCCGGGCGCTACTATGCGATGGACCGCGATAAGCGCTGGGATCGTGTAGAGAAGGCTTACCGTGCGTTGGTGTACGGGGAAGGCCGCCAATACAAAGATCCTATTGAAGCGGTTGAAGATTCCTATAAAGAAGAGGTTTACGATGAATTTGTCGTGCCGACGGTCATTACACGCGAAGACGGCAGCCCGGTTTCGACGGTTCAAGATAACGACGCCGTCATCTTTTTCAACTTCCGCCCGGACCGCGCGATTCAGCTGTCTCAAGTTTTTACAAATCGTGATTTCGATGGATTTGAACTTGGGGAAAAGGCACCGAACAACCTTCATTACGTAACGATGACGAAATACAGCGACACGGTGAACGGTGAAATTGCTTTCGGTCCCGTAGATTTAAAGAATACGTTTGGCGAAGTGGTCGCCAACAATAACTTGAACCAGCTTCGGATTGCCGAAACGGAGAAATATCCGCACGTCACTTTCTTCTTCAGCGGCGGACGTGAACAAGAGTTTCCCGGGGAGAAACGCCTGCTTATCGATTCTCCGAAAGTGGCAACGTATGATTTGCAGCCGGAGATGAGTGCTTACGAAGTTACCGATGCGCTTGTGAAAGAAATAGAGGCAGACAAGCACGATGCGATCATCCTGAACTTCGCCAATCCCGACATGGTCGGCCATTCCGGAAAATTGGAACCGACGATAAAAGCGGTCGAAGCCGTAGATGACTGTCTGGGCCGAGTGGTCGACGCTTTGTTGAAGAAGAACGGGGCGGCGGTCATTACTGCGGACCACGGGAACGCGGATGAAGTCGTGACGCTTGAAGGCAAACCGATGACGGCCCATACGAAAAACAAGGTGCCGGTTATCGTAACAAAACAAGGCATTGCATTGCGGGACGGCGGCATTTTAGCTGACCTGTCGCCGACGCTGCTTGATTTGCTTGATGTCGATCAACCGGAAGAGATGA belongs to Bacillales bacterium and includes:
- the gpmI gene encoding 2,3-bisphosphoglycerate-independent phosphoglycerate mutase — its product is MSKQPTALIILDGFGCREETKGNAVAQAEKPNFTRYWNEFPHTHLRADGEAVGLPDGQMGNSEVGHLNIGAGRIVYQNLTRINLSIKEGDFFEKEPFLHAIEHVKKYGSRLHIFGLLSDGGIHSHSEHLYALLRLAKQHDVEDVFVNAFLDGRDVGPQSAVDYIHELQGKIDEYGVGTIATLSGRYYAMDRDKRWDRVEKAYRALVYGEGRQYKDPIEAVEDSYKEEVYDEFVVPTVITREDGSPVSTVQDNDAVIFFNFRPDRAIQLSQVFTNRDFDGFELGEKAPNNLHYVTMTKYSDTVNGEIAFGPVDLKNTFGEVVANNNLNQLRIAETEKYPHVTFFFSGGREQEFPGEKRLLIDSPKVATYDLQPEMSAYEVTDALVKEIEADKHDAIILNFANPDMVGHSGKLEPTIKAVEAVDDCLGRVVDALLKKNGAAVITADHGNADEVVTLEGKPMTAHTKNKVPVIVTKQGIALRDGGILADLSPTLLDLLDVDQPEEMTGRSLIEKKNR
- a CDS encoding sugar-binding domain-containing protein, which codes for MDHVMALQKKLLPDLLAVMTKRYRILQYLRLMGPIGRRSLSASLGMTERVLRGEVEFLSKQGLTITTGQGMMLTPEGEKLLDGLEETMKQVSGLSDLEQALRRRLNVREAIVVPGDSDREPWVKKDLGRACAALLGRALREENVIAVAGGTTVAEVAELMRPVRGKRTLFVPARGGLGERVENQANSICARMAEKAEGSYRLLHVPDQLSNGTYETLVEEPGVKEVLALIRSADVVIHGIGEALTMAKRRKSSPELLRKLEVEGAVAEAFGYYFDSGGNVVHKVKTIGLQLEDLQAKKTVISVAGGSSKAEAIAAFFEKSPPSVLVTDEGAASALVSRSVEK
- the tpiA gene encoding triose-phosphate isomerase; translation: MRKPIIAANWKMNKTIDEAKLFIREIVGKVPKAEKMDTVVCAPALFLDALVKEAAGSDVHIGAQNMHDQESGAFTGEISPVALKDLGVTYVILGHSERRQLFGETDEFVHNKVRAAFDHDLVPIVCVGETLEEREADQTEKIVREQVEKDLEGLSEQEVQRTVIAYEPIWAIGTGKSSSAEDANMVCAYIRRVLAEKFGSKTAEAVRIQYGGSVKPANIEGFMAQSDIDGALVGGASLESESFLQLLEAGQHV
- a CDS encoding phosphoglycerate kinase; this encodes MNKKTIRDLDVKGKKVFCRVDFNVPMKDGEITDETRILAALPTIQYLIAEGAKVILSSHLGRPKGKVVESLRLDPVARRLSELLVKPVEKLDDVVGHEVTKAVADMNDGDVLLLENVRFHPGEEKNDLELSKAFADLAEIFVNDAFGAAHRAHASTTGIAQYIPAVAGFLLEKELNTLGAAMEAPEHPFTAIIGGAKVKDKIDVIDNLIGKVDHLLIGGGLAYTFIKALGHDVGKSLLEEDKIGLAQSFLDKAEKKGTTIVLPKDVVVADDFSDEANTKTVKIDSIPSDWEALDIGPETREAFREIILQSKLVIWNGPMGVFELASFANGTQAVAQALADAREAVTIIGGGDSAAAIEKFGLAAEMDHISTGGGASLELMEGKLLPGVTALNDK
- the gap gene encoding type I glyceraldehyde-3-phosphate dehydrogenase, with translation MATKIGINGFGRIGRNVFRAALKHPELEVVAVNDLTDAEMLAHLLQYDTVHGTLDANVEVNGENLVVDGKEIIVKSERNPADLGWGDLGIEIVVESTGRFTKRDDAAKHLDAGAKKVIISAPAKEEDITVVMGVNEDKYDAGSHHVISNASCTTNCLAPVAKVLNDKFGVRRGMMTTVHSYTNDQQILDLPHKDYRRARAAAENIIPTTTGAAKAVSLVLPELEGKLTGMAMRVPSPNVSTIDLVAELNRNVTVEEVNAALKEAAEGDLKGILGYSEKPLVSRDYNGNELSSIVDALSTLVLEDNLVKVISWYDNETGYSNRVADLASYVAEQGL